A window from Engraulis encrasicolus isolate BLACKSEA-1 chromosome 11, IST_EnEncr_1.0, whole genome shotgun sequence encodes these proteins:
- the aqp7 gene encoding aquaporin-7, which produces MTMKDPHGSVEEGLTGPPQEGKGAIARLRKEIIRVALAETLSTFVMMVFGLGSVAQVVTGRGAFGEYLSINLGFGIGVAMGVHVAGKVSGAHMNAAVSLTMCVFGRLKWTMLPLYVMAQFLGSFLAAGAIYSLYYDAIHHYSGGNLTVSGPTATAGIFATYPAPYLSIQAGFLDQVAGTAMLLLCLMALSDQRNQPAPVGSEPLAAGLLVMLIGVSLGSNSGYAINPTRDLAPRVFSFIAGWGPEVFTAGNSWWWIPVVAPLVGGIFGALIYRVFVEMHHPSLRNRAQAY; this is translated from the exons ATGACAATGAAGGACCCCCATGGCAGCGTGGAGGAGGGCCTCACAGGGCCACCCCAGGAGGGGAAAGGGGCCATAGCTAGGCTCAGGAAGGAGATCATCCGCGTGGCCCTGGCAGAGACTCTCAGCACATTCGTTATGATG GTGTTTGGGTTGGGCTCGGTGGCTCAGGTGGTGACAGGGAGAGGGGCGTTCGGGGAGTACCTGAGCATCAACCTGGGCTTTGGGATTGGCGTGGCCATGGGAGTGCACGTAGCTGGCAAGGTTTCAG GAGCCCATATGAATGCAGCGGTCTCCTTAACCATGTGTGTCTTTGGCCGTCTGAAGTGGACAATGCTTCCCTTGTATGTCATGGCTCAGTTTCTGGGATCGTTTCTGGCAGCTGGAGCCATCTATTCTCTCTACTATG ACGCCATTCATCACTACAGCGGTGGAAACCTGACGGTGTCGGGCCCAACAGCCACGGCTGGAATTTTCGCCACGTATCCTGCCCCCTACCTCTCAATCCAGGCCGGCTTCCTGGACCAG gTGGCGGGCACGGCTATGCTTCTCCTCTGCCTGATGGCCTTGTCAGACCAGAGGAACCAGCCTGCCCCGGTTGGCAGTGAGCCCCTGGCAGCCGGACTCTTGGTGATGCTGATCGGTGTCTCTCTGGGTAGCAACAGCGGCTATGCCATCAACCCCACCCGAGACCTGGCACCTCGAGTCTTCAGTTTCATTGCTGGATGGGGACCTGAAGTGTTCAC GGCAGGCAACAGCTGGTGGTGGATTCCAGTTGTGGCCCCTCTGGTCGGGGGCATTTTTGGGGCCTTGATCTACAGGGTGTTTGTGGAGATGCACCACCCCTCTCTCCGCAACCGAGCCCAGGCCTACTAG